A genomic window from Microbacterium sp. H1-D42 includes:
- a CDS encoding methylenetetrahydrofolate reductase, whose translation MSRVPFSFELYPPRTDASAKALHETIDQLAAAGPDFLSVTYGAGGSTGGRSLDVLRYIRAHTDTEPLAHLTCVGNTYAGAARLIREFLDAGVRSFLALRGDPPAGHQDGEPFLGDLESSAQLVQLIDRVQAERAPYEESPVPGNPGAIRVAPRCKVDIAVAAFPNGHPRSAYSSQHVDALLAKQAAGATLAITQLFFHPDHYLAFVERARRAGVTIPILPGIMPITSPTRLTRVLELTGEELPSELAIALEIEPTAEGRRQIGIRWASDLVRAVVDGGAPGVHLYAFNQHETVLDVLRSSGVIPEDQRSATPQLSATTK comes from the coding sequence ATGAGTCGCGTCCCGTTCTCCTTCGAGCTCTACCCGCCGCGCACCGATGCGAGTGCCAAGGCGCTGCACGAGACGATCGATCAGCTGGCTGCTGCCGGCCCCGACTTCCTCTCGGTCACCTACGGTGCCGGAGGCTCGACCGGCGGTCGCTCGCTCGATGTGCTGCGCTACATCCGCGCTCACACCGACACTGAGCCGCTCGCGCATCTCACCTGTGTGGGCAACACCTACGCGGGTGCCGCGCGGCTGATCCGCGAGTTCCTGGATGCCGGGGTGCGCAGCTTCCTCGCTCTGCGGGGCGACCCGCCCGCCGGCCACCAGGACGGCGAGCCGTTCCTCGGCGACCTGGAGAGCTCAGCGCAGCTCGTGCAGCTCATCGACCGGGTGCAGGCGGAACGCGCCCCATATGAGGAGTCCCCCGTTCCCGGCAACCCCGGAGCCATTCGGGTCGCACCGCGCTGCAAGGTCGACATCGCCGTCGCAGCGTTTCCCAACGGGCATCCGCGCTCCGCCTACAGCAGCCAGCACGTCGACGCGCTCCTTGCCAAGCAGGCCGCCGGCGCCACGCTCGCGATCACGCAGCTGTTCTTCCACCCCGACCACTACCTGGCGTTCGTCGAGCGCGCCCGCCGCGCCGGCGTCACGATCCCGATCCTTCCCGGCATCATGCCGATCACCTCGCCCACCCGCCTCACCCGTGTGCTCGAGCTCACCGGCGAGGAGCTGCCGAGCGAGCTCGCGATCGCGCTCGAGATCGAGCCGACCGCCGAGGGGCGCCGTCAGATCGGCATCCGCTGGGCATCCGATCTCGTCCGCGCCGTCGTCGACGGCGGTGCGCCCGGCGTGCACCTCTACGCCTTCAACCAGCACGAGACCGTGCTGGACGTCCTCCGCTCGTCGGGTGTGATCCCCGAGGATCAGCGCTCCGCAACCCCACAGCTCTCCGCAACAACGAAGTAA
- a CDS encoding histidinol-phosphate transaminase, whose product MGRVTSLDELPLRDDLRGLTPYGAPQAPLPVALNVNENTHPVPDEVASDILDDIALALRDVNRYPDREFTTLREGFADYLGHGLTAEQIWAGNGSNEVLQHIMQAFAGPGRTVFGFAPTYSMYPLIAQGTGARWVAGTRDDDYTLTPQDAAAQVAAADPDVVLLCAPNNPTGTPLGLDVIAAVYEAARGVVIVDEAYFEFAPRDAVSAVTVLHGRPRLAISRTMSKAFAFAGARVGYLAADPAFIDALRLVRLPYHLSALTQAAAVAALRNAETMLRMVDEIVEQRDRISATLEALGYLPHESWSNFVLFGGVDDPQALWRALYERGVLIRDVGIPGHLRVSAGTEAETTAFLEALASIGSPS is encoded by the coding sequence ATGGGAAGGGTGACCTCCCTCGATGAGCTGCCCCTCCGCGATGATCTTCGCGGGCTCACTCCCTACGGCGCTCCGCAGGCCCCTCTGCCCGTCGCGCTGAACGTGAACGAGAACACTCATCCGGTTCCGGATGAGGTCGCCAGCGACATCCTCGACGACATCGCTCTCGCTCTGCGCGACGTCAACCGATACCCGGACCGCGAGTTCACGACGCTTCGCGAGGGATTCGCCGACTACCTCGGTCATGGCCTCACCGCCGAGCAGATCTGGGCCGGCAACGGCTCCAACGAGGTGCTGCAGCACATCATGCAGGCGTTCGCGGGTCCTGGGCGCACGGTGTTCGGATTCGCGCCGACGTACTCGATGTACCCGCTTATCGCCCAGGGCACCGGTGCACGCTGGGTCGCCGGCACGCGGGATGACGACTACACGCTCACCCCGCAGGATGCCGCCGCTCAGGTCGCCGCCGCCGACCCTGACGTCGTGCTGCTGTGCGCGCCCAACAATCCGACGGGCACGCCGCTCGGGCTCGACGTGATCGCCGCGGTGTACGAAGCAGCACGCGGTGTGGTGATCGTCGACGAGGCGTACTTCGAGTTCGCTCCACGCGACGCCGTCTCGGCGGTCACGGTGCTGCACGGCCGCCCGCGACTGGCGATCTCGCGCACCATGAGCAAGGCCTTCGCCTTCGCGGGTGCCAGGGTGGGATACCTCGCGGCCGACCCGGCATTCATCGACGCGCTGCGCCTCGTGCGCCTGCCCTACCACCTCAGCGCCCTGACCCAGGCGGCCGCCGTCGCGGCACTGCGCAACGCCGAGACCATGCTGCGCATGGTCGACGAGATCGTCGAGCAGCGCGATCGCATCTCCGCGACGCTGGAAGCGCTCGGCTACCTGCCGCACGAATCGTGGTCGAACTTCGTGCTGTTCGGCGGCGTCGATGACCCGCAGGCACTCTGGCGAGCCCTGTACGAGCGCGGAGTCCTCATCCGCGATGTCGGCATCCCCGGTCACCTCCGCGTCTCGGCGGGCACTGAGGCCGAGACCACTGCCTTTCTGGAAGCACTCGCGTCGATAGGATCACCCTCATGA
- the ftsX gene encoding permease-like cell division protein FtsX, whose amino-acid sequence MRFGLIVGEALAGLRRNISMVISVVLVTFVSLTFVGAAILMQTQISTMRAYWGEQAEVTVYMCSPLSTSANCVDGAATEDQVEKIKNDLAGDALSPLISKVAFENKEATFKLWIERFGEEQANAFGVENMGEVFRVTLKNPQQSEVISEAFSGVAGVDEVQDQRKLLDPLFSALTVATYIAVGVAALMLIAAVLLIGTTIRLSAYARRKEIAIMRLVGASNRSIQMPFVLEGVFAAFLGSVFASAAVLVGVHFGVEGYLAERVPFMRPLVGMSDAVFVVPVLIGIGVVLAALSAGFAIRRWLRT is encoded by the coding sequence ATGAGATTCGGACTCATCGTCGGCGAGGCCCTCGCGGGGCTGCGTCGCAACATCTCCATGGTCATCTCCGTGGTGCTCGTCACCTTCGTCTCGCTGACCTTCGTGGGCGCAGCGATCCTGATGCAGACCCAGATCAGCACCATGCGCGCGTACTGGGGCGAGCAGGCCGAGGTCACCGTCTACATGTGCTCGCCGCTGTCTACTTCGGCGAACTGCGTGGACGGCGCGGCCACCGAGGATCAGGTGGAGAAGATCAAGAACGACCTGGCCGGCGACGCACTGTCGCCACTGATCAGCAAGGTGGCGTTCGAGAACAAGGAAGCCACCTTCAAGCTCTGGATCGAGCGCTTCGGCGAAGAGCAGGCGAACGCGTTCGGCGTCGAGAACATGGGCGAGGTCTTCCGTGTCACGCTGAAGAACCCGCAGCAGTCCGAGGTCATCAGCGAGGCGTTCTCGGGTGTCGCCGGCGTCGACGAGGTGCAGGATCAGCGCAAGCTGCTCGATCCGCTCTTCTCTGCCCTGACGGTTGCGACCTACATCGCGGTCGGCGTCGCGGCGCTCATGCTCATCGCTGCGGTGCTGCTGATCGGCACCACGATCCGCCTGTCGGCGTACGCACGCCGCAAGGAGATCGCGATCATGCGCCTGGTCGGCGCCTCGAACCGCTCGATTCAGATGCCGTTCGTTCTCGAGGGTGTGTTCGCGGCGTTCCTCGGGTCGGTCTTCGCCAGCGCGGCCGTGCTCGTCGGCGTGCATTTCGGGGTGGAGGGATATCTCGCCGAGCGAGTGCCGTTCATGCGCCCGCTGGTCGGGATGTCGGATGCTGTCTTCGTGGTCCCCGTGCTGATCGGCATCGGCGTCGTGCTCGCCGCCCTGTCTGCTGGGTTCGCGATCCGCCGCTGGCTGCGTACGTAG
- the metE gene encoding 5-methyltetrahydropteroyltriglutamate--homocysteine S-methyltransferase: MTAFPAGTILGYPRIGRRRELKKAVESFWAGRIDQAELESTAAALRAATRVRLASLGLGSEDSAIPESFSFYDQVLDAAVTVGAIPARFEDLREADGTIGLPAYFTIARGEGDRAASEMTKWFDSNYHYLVPEIGPETNFSLSNDSIVRQVREAAAGGFRTRPVIVGPVTLLALAKASDAAPEGYDPLTRLDDVLPVYVELLSQLKAAGAEWVQLDEPALVSESLPVDTATLAGAAARALAVLGGASERPSILVAAPYAALGDTLAVLAAAPIEAIAIDLVRGDVPAALPALGDKVLVGGVIDGHNIWRGDLDGAFDKLEALRALGATSVAASTSTSLLHVPHDVAEETLLDPRLVSWLAFADQKVGQVVTLAAGLAQGRDAIAAELAEASAALTDRQDAPGVRDGAVRGREVADADFSRVAYEERESAQQALDLPALPLTTIGSFPQTGDIRRARAQFLRGELPAEDYDVFLKREIDQVVALQEDLGLDVLVHGEPERNDMVQYFAENLDGFAVTQHGWVQSYGSRATRPSILWGDVSRPAPITISWAGYSQSLSVKHVKGMLTGPVTILAWSFVRDDQPLGETANQVALALRDEIADLEQAGIAIIQVDEPALRELLPLKTADQAAYLDWSVGSFRLATGGAAAATQIHTHLCYSEFGVVIDAIRALDADVTSIEAARSRMAVVGDIAEYGFDHGIGPGVYDIHSPRVPSIDEIEVLLRRAVDALPMRQLWVNPDCGLKTRGYDETVASLRNIVEATRRVREDVAVAV; the protein is encoded by the coding sequence ATGACCGCTTTCCCCGCCGGGACGATCCTCGGCTACCCGCGCATCGGACGTCGTCGCGAGCTGAAGAAGGCCGTCGAGTCCTTCTGGGCCGGTCGCATCGATCAGGCAGAGCTGGAGAGCACCGCCGCTGCGCTGCGCGCGGCGACCCGAGTGCGCCTGGCGTCGCTGGGTCTCGGCAGCGAGGACTCCGCCATCCCGGAGTCGTTCTCGTTCTACGACCAGGTGCTCGACGCTGCTGTGACCGTCGGCGCGATCCCGGCACGCTTCGAGGACCTGCGCGAGGCCGACGGCACGATCGGGCTGCCGGCGTACTTCACGATCGCCCGCGGAGAGGGCGACCGTGCAGCATCCGAGATGACGAAGTGGTTCGACTCGAACTACCACTACCTCGTGCCAGAGATCGGACCCGAGACGAATTTCTCGCTGTCGAACGACAGCATCGTGCGCCAGGTGCGCGAGGCGGCAGCCGGCGGCTTCCGCACCCGCCCCGTCATCGTCGGGCCCGTCACGCTGCTCGCGCTGGCGAAGGCGTCGGATGCTGCGCCAGAGGGCTACGACCCGCTCACGCGTCTGGATGATGTGCTGCCGGTGTACGTCGAGCTGCTGTCGCAGCTGAAGGCAGCCGGTGCCGAGTGGGTGCAGCTGGATGAGCCGGCACTGGTCAGCGAGTCGCTGCCGGTCGACACCGCGACGCTGGCGGGTGCTGCGGCCCGCGCTCTCGCCGTGCTCGGCGGCGCCTCGGAGCGCCCGTCGATCCTGGTGGCCGCACCCTACGCCGCTCTCGGCGACACGCTCGCCGTTCTGGCCGCAGCTCCCATCGAGGCGATCGCGATCGACCTGGTGCGCGGCGATGTTCCTGCCGCGCTTCCGGCGCTGGGCGACAAGGTGCTCGTCGGCGGTGTGATCGACGGTCACAACATCTGGCGCGGCGACCTTGACGGCGCTTTCGACAAGCTCGAGGCGCTGCGGGCTCTTGGAGCCACCTCGGTGGCGGCGTCGACCTCGACCTCGCTGCTGCACGTGCCGCACGATGTCGCCGAGGAGACGCTGCTCGATCCTCGTCTCGTGTCGTGGCTGGCGTTCGCCGACCAGAAGGTCGGCCAGGTCGTGACGCTCGCAGCGGGACTCGCGCAGGGGCGGGATGCCATCGCTGCCGAGCTCGCCGAGGCATCCGCTGCGCTGACGGATCGTCAGGACGCCCCCGGCGTCCGTGACGGCGCCGTGCGCGGTCGCGAGGTGGCGGACGCCGACTTCTCGCGCGTCGCGTACGAGGAGCGCGAGAGCGCACAGCAGGCGCTGGACCTGCCCGCGCTGCCGCTCACGACCATCGGGTCGTTCCCGCAGACCGGCGACATCCGCCGCGCCCGCGCTCAGTTCCTGCGTGGCGAGCTGCCAGCCGAGGACTACGACGTGTTCCTCAAGCGCGAGATCGATCAGGTCGTCGCGCTGCAGGAGGACCTCGGCCTCGACGTGCTGGTGCATGGCGAGCCGGAGCGCAACGACATGGTGCAGTACTTCGCCGAGAACCTCGACGGGTTCGCCGTCACGCAGCACGGCTGGGTGCAGTCCTACGGCTCGCGCGCCACTCGGCCCTCGATCCTGTGGGGCGATGTGTCGCGTCCGGCGCCCATCACGATCTCCTGGGCTGGCTATTCGCAGTCGCTGAGCGTCAAGCACGTCAAGGGCATGCTGACCGGCCCCGTGACGATCCTGGCCTGGTCGTTCGTGCGTGACGACCAGCCCCTCGGCGAGACCGCGAACCAGGTCGCCCTGGCACTGCGCGATGAGATCGCCGACCTCGAGCAGGCCGGCATCGCCATCATCCAGGTCGACGAGCCGGCGCTGCGCGAGCTGCTGCCGCTGAAGACGGCCGACCAGGCCGCCTACCTGGACTGGTCGGTGGGATCGTTCCGCCTCGCCACCGGCGGCGCGGCGGCTGCCACGCAGATCCACACGCACCTCTGCTATTCGGAGTTCGGCGTCGTGATCGACGCGATTCGCGCGCTGGACGCCGACGTCACCTCGATCGAGGCGGCCCGCAGCCGCATGGCCGTCGTCGGCGACATCGCGGAGTACGGCTTCGACCACGGCATCGGCCCCGGCGTGTACGACATCCACTCGCCCCGTGTGCCGAGCATCGACGAGATCGAGGTGCTGCTGCGCCGTGCCGTCGACGCCCTGCCGATGCGCCAGCTGTGGGTCAACCCGGACTGCGGTCTGAAGACCCGCGGCTATGACGAGACCGTCGCCTCGCTGCGCAACATCGTCGAGGCCACCCGTCGCGTGCGCGAGGACGTGGCTGTCGCCGTCTGA
- a CDS encoding LysM peptidoglycan-binding domain-containing protein translates to MSTIGISAPMTTQVAVYPIRPVNVPAVKATRLRLTTRGRRVLLAIAALPIVIGIAVSVIAGGSALASGAQAAPVSFETVTVLPGDTLWSIAAEVAPEADPRVVIEDVKRLNNLSSGLIQVGSDIAIPVAYAN, encoded by the coding sequence ATGAGCACGATCGGAATCTCGGCACCCATGACCACGCAGGTCGCGGTGTACCCGATCCGGCCTGTGAACGTGCCGGCTGTGAAGGCGACCCGCCTGCGGCTGACCACGCGTGGACGTCGCGTCCTCCTCGCGATCGCCGCGCTCCCGATCGTGATCGGCATCGCCGTCTCGGTGATCGCCGGTGGGTCCGCCCTCGCCTCCGGTGCGCAGGCGGCACCGGTCTCGTTCGAGACGGTGACCGTGCTGCCAGGCGACACGCTCTGGTCGATCGCCGCCGAGGTCGCACCTGAAGCGGACCCGCGTGTCGTCATCGAAGACGTCAAGCGCCTGAACAACCTCAGCTCCGGACTGATTCAGGTCGGCTCCGATATCGCGATCCCGGTCGCGTACGCCAACTGA
- the lexA gene encoding transcriptional repressor LexA, which yields MSDNTAPASEAPRTRRRKSLSAKQMAILEVIQTSIARHGYPPSMREIGDAVGLKSLSSVTHQLGQLELSGYLRRDPGKTRAMEVLIDLPGSGTENPADTAPSVGDAALVPLVGQIAAGVPITADQQVEEIFPLPRQLVGKGDLFMLKVSGESMIDAAICDGDWVVVRTQNNAENGEIVAAMIDGEATVKTFRRRDGHTWLLPRNSAFEPILGDDAVVLGKVVAVLRAV from the coding sequence ATGAGCGACAACACCGCCCCCGCATCCGAGGCTCCGCGTACACGTCGACGCAAGAGCCTGAGCGCGAAGCAGATGGCCATCCTCGAGGTGATTCAGACGTCGATCGCTCGGCACGGCTACCCGCCGAGCATGCGCGAGATCGGCGATGCCGTCGGCTTGAAGTCGCTGTCCAGCGTCACGCATCAGCTCGGCCAGCTCGAGCTCAGCGGCTACCTGCGCCGGGACCCTGGCAAGACCAGGGCGATGGAAGTGCTGATCGACCTGCCCGGCTCAGGCACCGAGAATCCGGCAGACACGGCGCCGTCCGTTGGCGACGCCGCACTCGTGCCACTCGTGGGGCAGATCGCCGCAGGCGTGCCGATCACCGCCGACCAGCAGGTGGAGGAGATCTTCCCGCTGCCGCGTCAGCTGGTCGGCAAGGGCGACCTCTTCATGCTGAAGGTCAGCGGCGAGTCGATGATCGACGCGGCCATCTGCGACGGCGACTGGGTCGTCGTGCGCACGCAGAACAACGCCGAGAACGGTGAGATCGTCGCAGCGATGATCGACGGCGAGGCCACGGTGAAGACGTTCCGCCGGCGCGACGGCCACACCTGGCTGCTCCCACGCAACTCGGCTTTCGAGCCGATCCTCGGCGATGACGCCGTCGTGCTCGGCAAGGTCGTCGCGGTGCTGCGCGCCGTCTGA
- the smpB gene encoding SsrA-binding protein SmpB, which yields MPRERGEKVVATNRRARHDYNLEKSYEAGLVLTGTEVKSLRQGRANLSDGYAFIKGGEAFLDAVHIPEYSQGHWTNHSAKRIRKLLLHREEILKLEHAVSAGGYTLVPLKLYFSDGRAKVEIALAKGKREFDKRQTLRERQDKREADRAMRTRNRMGE from the coding sequence ATGCCCAGGGAACGCGGTGAGAAGGTCGTCGCGACCAACCGTCGCGCGCGTCACGACTACAACCTCGAGAAGTCCTATGAGGCGGGCCTGGTGCTCACCGGCACCGAGGTCAAGTCGCTGCGCCAGGGTCGCGCGAACCTGAGCGACGGCTATGCCTTCATCAAGGGCGGAGAGGCGTTCCTCGACGCCGTGCACATCCCGGAGTACTCGCAGGGGCACTGGACGAACCACTCCGCCAAGCGGATCCGCAAGCTGCTGCTGCACCGCGAGGAGATCCTCAAGCTCGAGCACGCCGTCTCGGCTGGCGGCTACACGCTGGTCCCGCTGAAGCTGTACTTCTCGGACGGTCGGGCGAAGGTCGAGATCGCGCTGGCCAAGGGCAAGCGCGAGTTCGACAAGCGCCAGACGCTGCGCGAGCGGCAGGACAAGCGCGAAGCCGATCGCGCGATGCGCACCCGCAACCGGATGGGCGAGTAG
- a CDS encoding fatty acyl-CoA synthetase, with translation MTTMSTPQPWRTNTVDGMLRRSAARTPAAIALRFEEREWTYRDLDDAVTRGAAELRGWGIAAGGRVVTYGTNSDAYVIAFLAIARAGLVHVPVNYALHGAELAYLIEQSGATAALVDPQLRAHFDAVRADTHVETVMALRDEDDAFLARSSVGDVVELPADVDGDALVQLLYTSGTTSQPKGAMLTHAALVAEYAAVIVALDQKLADAPLICMPLYHSAAMHVFMLPYLAIGATIRLLPAPDIARILRTVTEERIGSLFLAPTVWVPLASHPDLDAADLSSLVKAQYGASIMPVTVLNRLRERYPALGFYNCFGQSEIGPLATVLRPEDHEDRPASAGRPILFVETRVVDEHGHDVPDGEPGEVLYRSPQLAQGYWNKPEETAEAFRDGWFHSGDLVIRDAEGYLTVVDRIKDAINTGGIMVASREVEDAIYTHPAVAEAAVIGVPDDRWIEAIVACVVLKPDESVTEGELLVHVSGRLASFKVPKAVRFIDALPRNQSGKILKRELRDG, from the coding sequence ATGACGACGATGTCCACTCCGCAGCCCTGGCGAACCAACACAGTGGACGGGATGCTCCGGCGCAGCGCCGCGCGAACACCGGCCGCGATCGCCTTGCGCTTCGAGGAGCGGGAGTGGACGTATCGGGACCTCGACGATGCCGTCACCCGGGGAGCCGCCGAGCTGCGAGGGTGGGGAATCGCGGCCGGTGGACGTGTGGTCACCTACGGCACGAACTCCGATGCGTACGTCATCGCTTTCCTCGCGATCGCCCGCGCAGGGCTCGTGCACGTGCCGGTGAACTATGCGCTGCACGGCGCGGAACTCGCGTATCTCATCGAGCAGTCCGGAGCCACAGCTGCCCTGGTCGATCCGCAGCTGCGCGCGCACTTCGACGCGGTGCGCGCCGACACGCACGTGGAGACCGTCATGGCGCTGCGCGACGAGGACGACGCCTTCCTGGCCCGCAGCAGCGTCGGCGACGTGGTGGAGCTGCCGGCGGACGTGGACGGCGACGCCCTGGTGCAGCTGCTGTACACCTCGGGGACGACCTCTCAGCCGAAGGGCGCCATGCTCACGCACGCGGCCCTCGTGGCGGAGTACGCGGCGGTGATCGTGGCGTTGGACCAGAAGCTCGCCGACGCGCCGCTGATCTGCATGCCGCTGTACCACTCGGCGGCGATGCACGTCTTCATGCTCCCCTATCTCGCGATCGGCGCGACCATCCGCCTCCTTCCCGCTCCCGACATCGCGCGGATCCTGCGCACCGTCACCGAGGAGCGGATCGGGTCGCTGTTCCTGGCGCCGACCGTGTGGGTGCCGCTCGCGAGTCACCCTGATCTGGACGCCGCAGATCTGTCATCGCTCGTGAAGGCGCAGTACGGCGCGTCGATCATGCCGGTGACCGTGTTGAATCGGTTGCGCGAGCGCTACCCGGCCCTCGGCTTCTACAACTGCTTCGGCCAGTCCGAGATCGGTCCGCTGGCCACGGTGCTGCGTCCGGAGGATCACGAGGATCGACCCGCTTCGGCTGGGCGCCCGATCCTGTTCGTGGAGACCCGCGTGGTCGATGAGCACGGACACGATGTGCCCGACGGCGAGCCCGGCGAGGTGCTGTACCGCTCGCCGCAATTGGCCCAGGGGTACTGGAACAAGCCCGAGGAGACCGCCGAGGCGTTCCGCGACGGATGGTTCCACTCGGGCGATCTCGTCATCCGCGATGCAGAGGGCTACCTGACTGTCGTCGACCGCATCAAGGACGCGATCAACACGGGCGGCATCATGGTGGCGTCCCGCGAGGTGGAGGATGCGATCTACACGCACCCCGCAGTCGCTGAGGCCGCCGTGATCGGCGTGCCAGATGACCGGTGGATCGAGGCGATTGTGGCGTGCGTCGTGCTCAAGCCGGATGAGTCCGTCACAGAAGGCGAACTGCTCGTGCACGTGAGCGGCCGGCTCGCGTCGTTCAAGGTGCCGAAGGCGGTGCGGTTCATCGACGCGCTGCCGCGCAATCAGAGCGGCAAGATCCTCAAGCGGGAACTGCGCGACGGCTGA
- a CDS encoding prolyl oligopeptidase family serine peptidase has translation MTSSFGSWSSPFTAAQIAQASPRIEGALFVGDEIWWGESVPSEGGRIAVRSSTGEVILPAPWNARSRVHEYGGGSWTADADGTLFFVDKDDQRVYRMPRGGAPDPLTAQGAAFGGLRLQHGRLLAVREDLRPAQHLRAIVEIPLDGSAAADDDSAVRVFISTSGFVAHPALSPDGTRIAWVQWSGIKMPWEQALLHIAPVDGDEIASISTHAALQPEWAGEDELLYLDDPSGRWNLHRVRVADGRNPLSPQPVAPADADTGGGLWVLGNRWYQPLHDGRIVAVRTNGDDEIVLIGAEGQVELLTLPITAGTSIDDAHGSRVLISGAGATVGSGLWCIDVDHGAVTTVTGGDEAKAAWVPRARPVTFDGPHGPVHAFDYPPTTPDATGPEGALPPYIVMVHGGPTSHVSGAASTAYAYWTSRGIGVLDVNYGGSTGYGRAYRERLDGAWGVVDVDDVIAAARGMADAGLADPARIAIRGGSAGGWTVLCALVRGGTFGAGISRYGVADLRMLAADTHDFEAHYLNGLVGPLPEAEAVYIERSPLTHVDRIDVPVLLEQGSEDRVVPPAQSEVIRDALAARGVPHEYVLFEGEGHGFRAAETIIASLETELRFLGRVFGFEPQL, from the coding sequence ATGACGTCATCGTTCGGCTCGTGGTCCTCTCCGTTCACCGCCGCGCAGATCGCGCAGGCCTCGCCGCGCATCGAAGGCGCGCTCTTCGTCGGCGACGAGATCTGGTGGGGCGAGTCAGTGCCATCCGAGGGCGGCCGCATCGCTGTGCGCAGCTCGACGGGCGAAGTCATCCTGCCGGCGCCGTGGAACGCACGCTCGCGCGTGCATGAGTACGGCGGCGGATCGTGGACAGCAGATGCCGACGGCACGCTGTTCTTCGTCGACAAGGACGACCAGCGCGTGTATCGGATGCCCCGTGGCGGCGCTCCCGATCCGCTGACCGCCCAGGGTGCGGCGTTCGGTGGGCTGCGCCTGCAGCACGGGCGGCTGCTGGCGGTGCGCGAGGATCTGCGCCCCGCGCAGCATCTGAGGGCGATCGTGGAGATCCCTCTCGACGGCTCTGCCGCCGCCGACGACGACAGCGCCGTCCGGGTCTTCATCTCGACGAGCGGCTTCGTCGCGCACCCCGCCCTCTCCCCCGATGGCACGCGCATCGCGTGGGTGCAGTGGAGCGGCATCAAGATGCCATGGGAGCAGGCCCTGCTGCACATCGCCCCCGTGGACGGCGATGAGATCGCGTCGATCTCGACGCACGCTGCACTGCAGCCGGAATGGGCCGGCGAAGACGAGCTGCTGTACCTCGACGACCCGTCCGGACGGTGGAACCTGCACCGTGTGCGCGTCGCAGACGGGCGAAACCCGCTTTCCCCGCAGCCGGTGGCACCTGCGGACGCCGACACGGGAGGCGGGCTGTGGGTGCTCGGCAATCGCTGGTACCAGCCGCTGCATGACGGACGCATCGTCGCAGTGCGCACGAACGGCGACGACGAGATCGTCCTCATCGGCGCGGAGGGCCAGGTCGAGCTGCTGACGCTGCCGATCACGGCCGGCACCAGCATCGACGATGCCCACGGATCGCGCGTGCTGATCTCGGGCGCCGGTGCGACGGTGGGGTCGGGTCTGTGGTGCATCGACGTCGACCACGGCGCTGTCACCACGGTGACCGGCGGCGACGAGGCCAAGGCCGCGTGGGTGCCGCGCGCACGACCGGTCACCTTCGACGGGCCGCACGGTCCGGTGCACGCTTTCGACTACCCGCCGACGACCCCCGACGCGACAGGCCCCGAGGGCGCGCTGCCGCCGTACATCGTCATGGTGCACGGTGGACCGACCTCGCACGTCTCGGGCGCAGCATCCACCGCCTACGCGTACTGGACCAGCCGCGGCATCGGCGTGCTCGACGTGAACTACGGCGGCTCGACCGGCTACGGTCGCGCGTACCGCGAGCGGCTGGACGGCGCGTGGGGCGTCGTCGACGTCGACGACGTCATCGCCGCCGCCAGGGGCATGGCGGATGCCGGTCTCGCCGACCCCGCGCGGATCGCGATCCGCGGCGGGTCGGCGGGCGGATGGACGGTGCTGTGCGCGCTCGTCCGCGGCGGCACGTTCGGCGCTGGCATCTCGCGGTACGGCGTCGCCGATCTTCGGATGCTGGCTGCCGACACGCACGATTTCGAGGCCCACTACCTCAACGGACTCGTAGGGCCCCTCCCCGAGGCGGAGGCGGTCTACATCGAGCGCTCCCCTCTGACACACGTCGATCGGATCGATGTGCCGGTGCTGCTGGAACAGGGCAGCGAGGACCGCGTCGTGCCGCCGGCGCAGTCCGAGGTGATCCGGGATGCTCTGGCCGCTCGAGGTGTGCCGCACGAGTACGTGCTGTTCGAGGGAGAGGGACACGGCTTCCGCGCGGCGGAGACGATCATCGCGTCGCTGGAGACCGAGCTGCGATTCCTCGGTCGGGTCTTCGGCTTCGAACCGCAGCTGTAG